One genomic region from Gemmatimonadota bacterium encodes:
- the typA gene encoding translational GTPase TypA: MELRNVAIIAHVDHGKTTLVDQMFRQSGVFRRGQEVAERIMDSNPLERERGITILSKNTSVEWRGVKLNIVDTPGHADFGGEVERILRMVDGVLLLVDAAEGPMPQTRFVTRKALDLGLAPLIVINKVDRGDARPEEVQDEVLELLIDLDATDEQLDAPFLYAVGRDGWASDTADEPGTDLAPLFDAVLEHVPAPQVSADGPFQMLVSTLDHSSYLGRIAIGRVERGRLAVGDPVARIGSEVVENARAGGLFTFSGLERLPVDEVRAGDIVALAGLARVEIGDTIADPASPDRLSGITVEEPTITVDFSVNDSPFAGRSGKYVTTRQLSERLDRELERNVALRVAPTERTGTFSVSGRGELHLTVLMETMRREGYEFMVSRPRVVTRTGENGQTLEPFEEVVAEVPNEATGTVIEKLGRRRGKMTSMRPVGDSRVTRLEFRVPARGLFGYRTDFLTDTKGEGTLHHRFHSWDEWAGPVRGRSRGALVADRQGKAVAFALFGLQERGELFVDPGIECYGGMIVGECSRSGDMDVNVSRQKKLTNMRTTAADEALRLETPRRMTLELALEFIADDELIEVTPDEIRLRKRQLDPNRRRKAKKAAKAESAARATVGR; this comes from the coding sequence GTGGAACTGCGCAACGTCGCGATCATCGCGCACGTCGATCACGGCAAGACCACCCTCGTCGACCAGATGTTCAGGCAGTCCGGGGTCTTTCGCCGCGGCCAGGAGGTCGCCGAGAGGATCATGGACTCGAACCCGCTCGAGCGAGAACGGGGCATCACCATCCTCTCCAAGAACACTTCGGTGGAGTGGCGGGGGGTGAAGCTCAACATCGTCGACACCCCCGGGCACGCCGATTTCGGTGGAGAAGTGGAGCGTATCCTGCGCATGGTCGACGGGGTCCTGCTTCTGGTCGACGCCGCAGAGGGACCAATGCCGCAGACCCGGTTCGTGACCCGGAAGGCGCTCGACCTCGGGCTGGCTCCGTTGATCGTCATCAACAAGGTGGATCGCGGCGACGCCCGGCCCGAGGAGGTCCAGGACGAGGTTCTCGAACTGCTCATCGATCTCGACGCCACGGACGAGCAGCTCGACGCCCCCTTCCTCTACGCGGTCGGGCGCGACGGATGGGCGTCCGACACGGCGGACGAGCCGGGCACCGATCTCGCGCCTCTTTTCGACGCGGTCCTCGAACACGTGCCCGCTCCGCAGGTGAGCGCCGACGGTCCGTTCCAAATGCTGGTCTCCACTCTGGATCACTCCTCTTACCTGGGCCGCATCGCCATAGGGCGGGTGGAGCGGGGACGGCTCGCGGTGGGCGACCCGGTCGCACGCATCGGAAGCGAGGTCGTCGAGAACGCGCGCGCAGGCGGCCTCTTCACATTCAGCGGACTCGAACGCCTTCCGGTCGACGAGGTCCGAGCCGGCGACATCGTAGCGCTGGCGGGCCTCGCGAGGGTCGAGATCGGCGACACCATCGCCGATCCGGCAAGCCCGGACCGACTCTCGGGCATCACTGTCGAGGAGCCGACCATCACGGTGGACTTTTCGGTCAACGACTCTCCGTTCGCGGGGCGATCGGGCAAGTACGTGACCACCCGGCAGCTCTCCGAGAGGCTTGACCGGGAGCTCGAACGCAACGTGGCTCTGCGGGTGGCTCCGACCGAACGCACCGGCACCTTCTCCGTCAGCGGACGCGGGGAGCTGCACCTTACCGTGCTTATGGAGACCATGAGACGCGAGGGCTACGAATTCATGGTGTCCAGACCGCGGGTCGTGACCCGGACCGGGGAGAACGGGCAGACGCTGGAGCCGTTCGAGGAGGTGGTGGCGGAGGTTCCGAACGAGGCGACCGGCACGGTCATCGAGAAGCTCGGTCGCCGGCGGGGCAAGATGACCTCGATGAGGCCCGTAGGAGACTCCAGGGTCACTCGGTTGGAGTTTCGGGTCCCCGCGCGCGGCCTCTTCGGATACCGGACCGATTTCCTCACCGACACCAAGGGTGAAGGAACGCTCCACCATCGTTTCCATTCGTGGGACGAGTGGGCGGGACCGGTGCGAGGCCGCAGTCGTGGCGCGCTGGTCGCGGATCGGCAGGGCAAGGCGGTGGCCTTCGCGCTCTTCGGGCTGCAGGAACGGGGGGAGCTCTTCGTGGATCCGGGAATCGAGTGCTACGGCGGCATGATCGTCGGCGAGTGCTCGCGCTCCGGCGACATGGACGTGAACGTGAGCCGTCAGAAGAAGCTCACCAACATGCGCACCACGGCTGCGGACGAGGCCCTGCGGCTCGAGACTCCTCGCCGTATGACGCTCGAACTGGCCCTGGAATTCATTGCCGACGACGAACTCATCGAGGTCACGCCCGACGAGATCCGGCTCCGCAAACGCCAGCTCGACCCGAACCGGCGCCGGAAGGCCAAGAAGGCGGCCAAGGCCGAGAGCGCCGCGAGAGCGACGGTCGGCCGATGA